A region from the Leptospira neocaledonica genome encodes:
- the ftsZ gene encoding cell division protein FtsZ has product MLRFEEEERSNPAIIKVLGIGGGGMNAVARMANSSLKGVEYVIMNTDEQVLKRSEIESKIALGSKTTRGMGAGGDPELGARAAEEDREKIASVIQGADMVFVTAGMGGGTGTGAAPIVAKIAKEQKCLVVGVVTIPFSFEGKRRMELAKRGVEQLRSYVDTLILVNNESIFQVVERNTPIDQAFRVIDDILLNAVRGISDIVNNPGIINVDFADVKAIMRDTGDAVMGVGEGYGENKVSEAVNFAIDNALLDSRSIAGATSLLINVTGGTDLTISDWNEVSQIITSQVDPNANIIIGLTEDSDLEKRIRITVIATGFNKRAAGIGSVPKLQSQPQRKVVGLPEMEESRQTFKTEPERISNDPEAYRALKSKNPSGNMKEDYDIPAFLRRGEKGRG; this is encoded by the coding sequence ATGTTACGTTTCGAAGAAGAAGAAAGATCAAACCCTGCAATTATTAAAGTTTTAGGAATAGGCGGCGGCGGAATGAACGCAGTCGCTAGAATGGCGAATTCCAGCCTGAAAGGTGTAGAATACGTTATCATGAATACCGACGAACAGGTATTAAAACGTTCCGAGATAGAAAGTAAGATCGCATTAGGTTCCAAGACTACAAGAGGAATGGGCGCAGGAGGAGATCCTGAGTTAGGCGCAAGAGCCGCAGAAGAAGACAGAGAAAAAATCGCATCTGTGATCCAAGGTGCGGATATGGTTTTTGTAACTGCGGGGATGGGAGGCGGAACTGGAACAGGTGCAGCTCCTATCGTAGCAAAAATCGCAAAAGAACAGAAATGTCTAGTCGTAGGAGTTGTTACTATTCCTTTTTCTTTCGAAGGAAAAAGAAGAATGGAACTCGCCAAAAGAGGTGTGGAACAACTTCGCTCTTATGTAGATACATTAATTTTAGTTAATAATGAATCCATCTTCCAAGTTGTAGAAAGAAATACTCCGATCGACCAAGCATTTAGAGTGATAGATGATATTCTTTTGAACGCAGTGAGAGGGATCAGTGATATCGTTAATAATCCTGGAATCATCAATGTAGACTTTGCGGATGTCAAAGCGATCATGAGAGATACGGGTGACGCAGTCATGGGAGTAGGAGAAGGTTATGGAGAAAATAAAGTTTCCGAAGCAGTGAACTTCGCAATCGATAACGCTCTATTAGATTCTCGCTCTATCGCGGGGGCAACTTCTCTTTTGATTAATGTCACTGGAGGAACTGATCTTACTATTTCGGATTGGAATGAAGTATCTCAGATCATCACTTCTCAAGTGGATCCTAACGCAAATATCATCATTGGTTTAACTGAAGATTCAGATCTGGAAAAAAGAATTCGTATCACTGTAATAGCGACAGGATTCAATAAAAGAGCGGCCGGTATTGGATCTGTTCCTAAGCTACAATCCCAACCTCAAAGAAAAGTTGTAGGACTTCCTGAAATGGAAGAGTCTCGTCAGACTTTCAAAACGGAACCTGAAAGGATTAGCAATGACCCGGAAGCATATAGAGCTCTCAAGTCCAAAAACCCTTCCGGAAATATGAAAGAGGATTATGATATTCCCGCTTTCTTAAGAAGAGGAGAAAAAGGAAGAGGGTAA
- the ftsA gene encoding cell division protein FtsA: MESSERIIVSLDLGSALTKVVVGRPISEYETEIIGTGMFPSSGIKNGSIINIEATTRSIIEAVSEAELMCGQEIGYVVVNVTGKSVHADNSKGVVAITNRDRVVTEPDIVRVIEAAQAVRVPADQEILHVLSKEFSVDDQTSIKDPIGMTGVRLEAEVHIVTAGLTALHNLEKCIEAAGLAEETRVLSSLASSDAVLTSGEKDLGTAVLDIGAGICDLIVYVDGGIAYSSVIPFGGYNVTSDLSIGLKTTIETAELVKKRYGHCSLEEIDPTETVEIPPISGRPARTVLREELVHVIEPRMREIFEMVDAELVKSGKKSFLAGGVILTGGGSLLEGIESLAEDVFRLTVTRARPAGLSGLADRVSSPEFATAVGLIKYASRLGDMERKSQDRSETWGKKIRRWIEENL, encoded by the coding sequence ATGGAATCTTCTGAAAGAATCATAGTCTCTTTGGATCTGGGATCAGCACTTACTAAAGTGGTGGTAGGGCGTCCTATCTCCGAATACGAAACTGAAATTATCGGAACAGGAATGTTCCCTTCTTCCGGGATCAAAAACGGCTCCATCATCAATATAGAAGCAACGACTCGTTCCATCATAGAAGCAGTGAGTGAAGCAGAACTCATGTGTGGACAAGAGATCGGTTATGTTGTGGTGAATGTTACCGGCAAATCTGTTCATGCGGACAACTCCAAGGGAGTGGTTGCAATCACTAATAGAGACAGAGTAGTAACAGAACCGGATATAGTCCGAGTGATAGAAGCTGCACAAGCAGTTCGAGTCCCCGCAGACCAAGAAATTTTACATGTCCTTTCCAAAGAATTTTCCGTAGACGATCAAACTTCTATCAAAGACCCGATCGGAATGACCGGAGTTCGTTTAGAAGCAGAAGTTCATATAGTCACAGCAGGCCTAACAGCACTTCATAATTTAGAAAAATGTATTGAAGCAGCCGGCTTGGCAGAAGAGACAAGAGTTCTTTCTAGTTTAGCTTCTTCCGATGCGGTTTTAACTTCTGGCGAAAAAGATCTCGGCACCGCTGTATTGGATATTGGTGCTGGCATCTGCGATCTGATTGTTTATGTGGACGGAGGGATCGCTTATTCTTCCGTGATCCCATTCGGCGGATATAATGTTACTTCCGATCTTTCCATCGGTTTAAAAACCACGATCGAGACTGCAGAACTTGTTAAAAAAAGATACGGTCATTGTTCTTTAGAAGAAATAGATCCGACTGAAACTGTAGAGATCCCTCCCATCAGCGGAAGACCTGCGAGAACAGTTCTAAGAGAAGAACTAGTCCACGTAATAGAACCTCGAATGAGAGAAATTTTCGAGATGGTAGATGCTGAACTAGTTAAGTCCGGAAAAAAATCCTTCTTGGCTGGAGGAGTCATCCTCACAGGAGGAGGAAGTCTTTTAGAAGGAATAGAAAGTCTGGCAGAGGACGTATTTCGTCTAACGGTAACTCGCGCCAGACCTGCGGGACTTTCCGGTCTTGCGGATAGAGTATCTTCTCCTGAATTTGCTACCGCAGTCGGACTTATCAAATACGCCTCCAGATTAGGGGACATGGAAAGAAAATCCCAGGATAGAAGCGAAACTTGGGGCAAAAAAATTCGAAGATGGATAGAGGAAAACCTCTAA